Proteins encoded together in one Corynebacterium liangguodongii window:
- a CDS encoding IucA/IucC family protein — translation MNTPRNYLAQARRSVAERLARALDEERLSSHRLDDKAVTAMTQLGPAQWLRDYALDGRLRAEAPNLERAVAEIDDAVVGLARARAGLDKRWEHLRGVGGGVGTLARALDERTSALGADSAHPASARLARCEQLVGEGHPNQPAAKTSLGLGAQWATVLPEQVEQIECRFLAAAPELVERTGTPINEVLSAQLPGLWERLERELPAGYAVIPVHPWQLERVVRDRFADDIAAGRLVELAASAPAEPLLSVRTLRVRDGEHALHIKLALEAQLTGAIRGISRAATLGPELSRVVSHIFTIDAALSPRTVEDAAAFSACEDLAGVRYSAADGTPEKGMRAHCLGAVVRRDPVLTLGAAVAPGDVVMPLATLQAPNPLTGRALIVDVLAELAERTADAEEAARAWFAALARVLAVPSLSLAARWGVALEPHPQNALVVLRHGVPHAAIVRDFGGARVLGTAPVWDLPIPGLTELRERVADTALNCGDVETLVDKITYPLLVNLWAGLAEAAGVQEQAWEPLAAACEAARSRAALARSRASEPERVALAEEVWDRVFAADLPRKRLVAMRLAGAVTQQAYVREANPLPGARARVEARAGAELASEVERARWDVDTRWRSTCRMEGLDPDCLAGGTCVLEQLRCDKAQAAMSLASARHTVRRRLADLRAEAKLRGIEPTYWNLVGLAPRGLHTAVVDSLAVEGHTVHPLAKLRRGFSEAEGAAFAPESGQPLELRIVALSPRLIERSAVGSLSRDVREAFPEHTRLARAELAALDPQAAQRAELTLVHPWQWEHVIAREFAPEIERGEIRLIRSCTIAALPTISIRTLIPLAPGARGARPFIKTAMDVVLTSTRRSMSQDSALGTPEVALLIDALVARTDTTGRTRVVMERAGVAYAGDDTVERRRGLSTLWRADVLDGLPDGEIAVSACALRGQPPGEEAPLAQLVAREGARRFIRRYATDLLGVALPLMWGYGVALESHLQNTMVRLYRDADGVSYRGLVLRDFSGLRIFEPRLVAAGYSVPTRPGAVTATDNYREFLDKGYYANVFANLSGMIDAVVDADPCASKDELKDGLWEEARGVVDAIVVDFGAERIPDGDLERLMAPYLHQKAFATMAMKPEGGDAYVDVANPLRA, via the coding sequence GTGAACACACCGCGAAACTACCTGGCGCAGGCGCGCCGCAGCGTGGCAGAGCGCCTCGCGCGAGCCCTTGATGAGGAGCGCTTGAGCTCCCACCGGCTCGACGACAAGGCCGTCACGGCAATGACCCAGCTGGGCCCGGCCCAGTGGCTGCGCGACTACGCCCTCGACGGACGCCTGCGGGCCGAGGCGCCGAACCTCGAGCGTGCGGTGGCCGAGATCGATGACGCCGTCGTCGGGCTCGCCCGCGCCCGCGCCGGCCTGGACAAGCGGTGGGAGCATCTGCGGGGCGTTGGTGGGGGCGTCGGCACGCTCGCGCGCGCCCTCGACGAGCGCACGAGCGCGCTGGGGGCCGACAGCGCTCACCCCGCTAGCGCCCGCCTCGCGCGCTGCGAACAGCTCGTCGGCGAGGGCCACCCCAACCAGCCGGCGGCCAAGACAAGCCTCGGGCTGGGCGCGCAGTGGGCCACCGTGCTGCCCGAACAAGTCGAACAGATCGAGTGCAGGTTCCTCGCCGCCGCGCCTGAGCTCGTTGAGCGCACCGGCACCCCCATCAACGAGGTCCTATCGGCCCAGCTGCCGGGGCTGTGGGAGCGCCTCGAGCGCGAGCTCCCCGCGGGCTACGCCGTCATCCCCGTCCACCCCTGGCAGCTCGAGCGCGTCGTGCGCGACCGCTTCGCTGACGACATCGCCGCGGGCCGGCTCGTCGAGCTGGCAGCCTCGGCACCGGCCGAGCCGCTCTTGAGCGTGCGTACCCTGCGCGTACGCGACGGCGAGCACGCCCTCCACATCAAGCTCGCCTTAGAGGCGCAGCTCACCGGCGCGATTCGCGGTATCTCCCGCGCGGCGACTCTAGGTCCGGAGCTCTCCCGCGTCGTTTCCCACATCTTCACTATCGACGCCGCCTTAAGCCCGCGCACCGTCGAAGACGCAGCGGCCTTTAGCGCCTGCGAGGACCTCGCCGGCGTGCGCTACAGCGCAGCCGACGGCACGCCCGAGAAAGGCATGCGCGCGCACTGCCTCGGCGCCGTTGTGCGCCGCGACCCGGTGCTCACCCTCGGTGCAGCGGTGGCCCCGGGCGATGTGGTCATGCCCCTGGCAACCCTGCAGGCCCCGAACCCACTGACCGGCCGCGCGCTCATCGTCGATGTCCTCGCCGAGCTCGCCGAGCGCACCGCTGATGCCGAGGAGGCAGCGCGCGCCTGGTTCGCCGCGCTCGCGCGGGTGCTGGCGGTGCCCTCGCTCTCCCTCGCCGCGCGCTGGGGTGTCGCGCTCGAGCCGCACCCGCAAAACGCTTTGGTGGTTCTTCGCCACGGCGTGCCGCACGCCGCGATCGTCCGCGACTTCGGGGGAGCGCGCGTGCTGGGCACAGCGCCCGTGTGGGACCTGCCCATCCCCGGCCTCACCGAGCTCCGGGAACGCGTGGCCGATACCGCTTTGAACTGCGGCGATGTAGAAACGCTCGTGGATAAGATCACCTACCCGCTACTGGTGAACCTGTGGGCCGGCCTCGCCGAGGCGGCCGGGGTGCAGGAGCAGGCCTGGGAGCCGTTGGCCGCAGCGTGCGAGGCCGCCCGGTCGCGCGCAGCGCTGGCGCGCTCGCGGGCGAGCGAGCCGGAGCGGGTTGCGCTCGCCGAGGAGGTGTGGGATCGCGTCTTCGCCGCGGACCTCCCGCGCAAGCGGCTGGTGGCCATGCGGTTGGCCGGTGCCGTGACGCAGCAGGCCTACGTGCGCGAGGCCAACCCCCTGCCCGGGGCGCGGGCGCGTGTGGAGGCGCGGGCGGGCGCCGAGCTCGCGAGCGAAGTGGAGCGGGCGAGGTGGGACGTCGATACGCGATGGCGCTCGACGTGCCGCATGGAAGGCCTCGACCCGGACTGCCTGGCGGGCGGGACGTGCGTGCTCGAGCAGCTGCGCTGCGACAAGGCCCAGGCGGCGATGTCTTTGGCGAGCGCGCGCCACACCGTGCGCCGCCGGCTCGCCGACCTGCGCGCGGAGGCAAAGCTGCGCGGGATCGAGCCGACCTATTGGAACCTCGTCGGCCTTGCCCCGCGCGGCCTGCACACCGCGGTCGTCGATTCGCTCGCGGTCGAGGGGCACACCGTCCACCCGCTGGCGAAGCTGCGCCGCGGCTTTAGCGAGGCCGAGGGCGCGGCGTTCGCCCCCGAGAGCGGGCAGCCGCTGGAGCTGCGCATCGTCGCGCTCTCCCCGCGGCTCATCGAGCGCTCGGCCGTCGGCTCCCTGAGCCGCGATGTGCGCGAAGCGTTCCCGGAGCACACCCGGCTTGCGCGCGCTGAACTCGCTGCGCTCGATCCGCAGGCTGCCCAGCGCGCCGAGCTCACCCTCGTCCACCCCTGGCAGTGGGAACACGTCATCGCCCGCGAGTTCGCCCCCGAGATCGAGCGCGGCGAGATCCGCCTCATCCGTTCGTGCACGATCGCGGCGCTGCCCACGATCTCGATCCGCACGCTCATCCCGCTCGCGCCCGGCGCGCGGGGCGCCCGCCCGTTTATCAAAACGGCGATGGACGTCGTGCTCACCTCCACTCGCCGGTCGATGTCGCAGGACTCCGCGCTGGGCACGCCAGAGGTCGCGCTGCTTATCGACGCCCTCGTGGCCCGCACCGATACCACCGGGCGCACCCGCGTGGTCATGGAGCGCGCCGGGGTGGCCTATGCCGGGGACGATACCGTCGAGCGGCGCCGCGGCTTGTCCACGCTCTGGCGCGCAGACGTCCTCGACGGCCTGCCCGACGGCGAAATCGCGGTCAGTGCGTGCGCCCTGCGAGGACAGCCGCCGGGGGAGGAGGCCCCGCTTGCCCAGCTCGTCGCGCGCGAGGGGGCGAGGCGCTTCATCCGCCGCTACGCCACCGACCTCCTCGGCGTGGCCCTCCCACTGATGTGGGGCTATGGCGTCGCCTTGGAATCGCACCTGCAAAACACGATGGTGCGCCTCTACCGCGACGCCGACGGCGTGTCCTACCGCGGGCTTGTGCTGCGCGACTTCTCTGGCCTACGCATCTTTGAGCCCCGGCTGGTGGCGGCCGGATACAGCGTGCCCACGCGCCCCGGCGCCGTCACCGCGACGGACAACTACCGCGAGTTCCTCGACAAGGGCTACTACGCCAACGTCTTTGCCAACCTCTCCGGGATGATCGATGCTGTGGTCGACGCCGATCCTTGTGCCTCGAAGGATGAGCTGAAGGATGGGCTATGGGAGGAGGCGCGCGGCGTCGTCGACGCGATTGTGGTCGACTTCGGCGCCGAGCGCATCCCCGACGGCGACCTCGAGCGCCTCATGGCCCCGTACCTGCACCAAAAGGCGTTCGCCACCATGGCGATGAAGCCGGAAGGGGGAGACGCCTACGTTGACGTGGCCAACCCGCTACGCGCCTAG
- a CDS encoding ABC transporter ATP-binding protein, giving the protein MTPHNPALYTATNLQVGYAAEPVIDGIDLTLAEGRITALIGPNGCGKSTLLKALGRQLAPTGGRICLGGRDIREYSRRSFAREVAFLAQEPVTPEGVSVRDVISYGRYPYTGRFATMSSADHAAVEAAADSAGVGQLLDTPATDLSGGQRQRVWVAMALAQQTPVLLLDEPTTYLDPAHQVAILDLVSGLKATGRTVVMVLHDMTQAARFADDVVAMRDGRIVAAGPTEEVLTPELVRDVFGIECLSVTDPDTGRRLPVPYR; this is encoded by the coding sequence ATGACCCCCCATAACCCAGCCCTCTATACCGCGACGAACCTCCAGGTGGGCTACGCCGCAGAACCCGTCATCGACGGCATCGACCTCACCCTCGCCGAGGGGCGGATCACCGCCTTGATCGGCCCCAACGGGTGCGGGAAGTCGACCCTGCTCAAGGCGCTGGGGCGCCAGCTCGCCCCGACCGGGGGGAGGATCTGCCTGGGCGGGCGCGACATCCGCGAGTACTCCCGCCGCTCCTTCGCCCGCGAGGTCGCTTTCCTCGCCCAGGAGCCGGTCACCCCGGAGGGGGTGAGCGTGCGCGACGTCATCTCCTACGGGCGCTACCCGTATACGGGGCGCTTTGCCACCATGTCCAGCGCTGACCACGCCGCCGTGGAGGCGGCGGCGGATAGCGCCGGGGTGGGCCAGCTGTTGGACACCCCGGCAACGGACCTCTCCGGCGGGCAGCGCCAGCGCGTCTGGGTGGCCATGGCGCTGGCCCAGCAGACCCCGGTGCTGCTGCTCGACGAGCCGACCACCTACCTCGACCCCGCCCACCAGGTGGCCATCTTGGACCTCGTCTCCGGGCTCAAGGCCACAGGCCGCACCGTGGTGATGGTCCTGCACGACATGACCCAGGCGGCGCGCTTTGCTGACGACGTCGTGGCCATGCGCGACGGGCGCATCGTCGCGGCGGGCCCCACCGAGGAGGTGCTCACGCCCGAGCTCGTGCGCGATGTCTTCGGCATCGAATGCCTGAGCGTGACCGACCCTGACACCGGGCGCCGCCTGCCCGTGCCTTACCGCTAA
- a CDS encoding FecCD family ABC transporter permease, translating into MYSRTRFGLVIALLVVLLGLSGFLGLAIGAVTMPLGEVYDQFVGGGSLLWRYRVPRVVVGMLAGAAMAVSGALLQVALRNPLAAPDTVGVTAGGGLAAVAALLGFGALPAQALTPIAFVGALLGALAVFALAGRGARDPIRLTLTGVAVSVGLAALTQLLLVRAAPEAGAAMTWLKGSLYARTLVDASVTGPVVIAVTLLVLVLSHHIDMLGLDSATMTGVGVAEARWRAVAVLCAIALGAAAVAAAGVLGFAGLIVPHAARLLVGPQALRCVPVAALGGAILVTACDAVGRWMFAPTEIPVGALIAIVGAPYFVSLVMRMQRKP; encoded by the coding sequence ATGTACTCGCGCACTCGCTTCGGCCTCGTCATCGCCCTGCTCGTGGTGTTGCTTGGGCTCAGCGGCTTCCTCGGCCTCGCCATTGGCGCGGTCACCATGCCCTTGGGCGAGGTCTACGACCAATTCGTCGGCGGCGGCTCGCTGCTGTGGCGCTACCGCGTGCCGCGCGTGGTCGTTGGCATGCTCGCCGGCGCTGCGATGGCGGTCAGCGGCGCGCTACTCCAGGTCGCGCTGCGCAACCCGCTCGCCGCCCCCGACACGGTGGGTGTCACCGCGGGCGGCGGGCTCGCGGCCGTGGCGGCGCTGCTTGGCTTCGGGGCGCTTCCTGCCCAGGCGCTGACCCCGATCGCCTTTGTCGGCGCCCTCCTCGGCGCCCTTGCCGTCTTCGCCCTGGCCGGGCGCGGGGCGCGCGACCCGATCAGGCTCACGCTCACCGGCGTGGCCGTCTCCGTCGGCCTCGCGGCGCTCACCCAGCTCCTCCTCGTGCGCGCCGCGCCCGAGGCCGGGGCGGCGATGACGTGGCTTAAGGGTTCGCTCTACGCGCGCACGCTTGTCGACGCCTCAGTCACCGGCCCCGTCGTCATCGCCGTCACCCTGCTCGTGCTGGTCCTCTCCCACCACATCGACATGCTCGGCCTCGATTCCGCGACGATGACCGGGGTGGGCGTGGCCGAGGCGCGGTGGCGGGCGGTCGCGGTGCTCTGCGCGATCGCGCTGGGAGCCGCCGCCGTCGCCGCCGCCGGCGTGCTCGGGTTCGCCGGCCTTATCGTGCCGCACGCCGCCCGGCTGCTCGTCGGGCCCCAGGCGCTGCGCTGCGTCCCGGTCGCCGCCCTCGGCGGGGCCATCCTCGTCACCGCCTGCGACGCGGTGGGACGGTGGATGTTTGCCCCCACGGAGATCCCCGTCGGCGCTCTCATCGCGATTGTCGGCGCGCCCTACTTCGTCTCCCTTGTCATGCGGATGCAAAGGAAGCCATGA
- a CDS encoding FecCD family ABC transporter permease: protein MAIWAWRFSAVEVPASAPQLADEVLAVMRDRLLTATVVGLSLGAAGVLLRTATRNPLADPEITGVNSGAAFGAVAVTTAGMGQSSLGVLPGAFLGGALAAAITVGLGLGSKTARLAGAASIQRMVLLGIAVSALFSALTSIFLVLDEAQLATVLSWLSGRIGGVRLPEVTACAIAAALMLPLALAMGRGFDLLAAGDETAASVGAHPQRLRIVAIAMAVFLVAPAVAAVGPIGFLGLMAATFAQRVCGTRHRLSLVAAPLVGAVVLLVADALAQALWAPAETPVGIVTSLAGVPLLLWGISTLRKGGR from the coding sequence GTGGCTATCTGGGCGTGGCGCTTCAGCGCGGTAGAGGTGCCGGCCAGCGCCCCGCAGCTCGCTGATGAAGTCCTTGCGGTCATGCGCGACCGGCTGCTCACCGCCACGGTCGTGGGGCTAAGCCTCGGCGCTGCCGGAGTGCTCTTGCGCACCGCCACGCGCAACCCCCTGGCAGACCCGGAGATCACCGGGGTGAACTCCGGGGCGGCCTTCGGTGCGGTGGCGGTGACAACCGCCGGGATGGGCCAGTCGAGCCTCGGCGTGCTGCCGGGGGCCTTCCTCGGCGGCGCGCTCGCCGCGGCGATCACCGTCGGCCTGGGCCTTGGCTCGAAGACCGCGAGGCTCGCCGGGGCGGCATCCATCCAGCGCATGGTGTTGCTCGGCATCGCCGTCTCCGCGCTCTTTAGCGCACTGACCTCGATATTCCTGGTGCTCGACGAGGCCCAGTTGGCTACAGTGCTCTCCTGGCTCTCCGGCAGGATCGGGGGAGTGCGGCTGCCCGAGGTCACTGCCTGCGCCATCGCCGCCGCGCTCATGCTCCCGCTGGCGCTGGCGATGGGGCGCGGCTTCGACCTGCTCGCCGCGGGTGATGAGACGGCGGCCTCCGTCGGCGCCCACCCGCAGCGGCTGCGCATCGTCGCCATCGCGATGGCTGTCTTCCTCGTCGCCCCGGCCGTCGCGGCCGTGGGCCCCATCGGGTTCCTCGGGCTTATGGCCGCGACCTTCGCGCAGCGGGTGTGTGGCACCCGCCACCGCCTCAGCCTCGTTGCCGCCCCGCTCGTCGGCGCCGTCGTCCTGCTCGTTGCAGACGCTCTCGCGCAGGCGCTGTGGGCGCCGGCGGAGACCCCGGTGGGGATTGTGACCTCGCTCGCCGGCGTGCCGCTGCTTCTGTGGGGGATATCCACCCTGCGCAAGGGAGGGCGATAG
- a CDS encoding ABC transporter substrate-binding protein — translation MTFSLQNSALNRLRAIALLLAALLGAATVTACSTTDGAPAPDAAAGKDDAPRIVALDWRYEEILEAIGVQPVGIVEIGKSSAPATLKGKLDGITSVGQAKQPNLEVIQSLEPDLILASPTRHEAIMGQLGEIARTESYSDATYTDVLDAMDSIAEIVGGDAPAKAKDVRSRIEDKIDTAKQAVAPGTRAALVGWSDDLLYTWIEQSFAGSLLTAAGYDYGYTGDKSAIESKTDVAELTGDKLPEMNLDVMYLYNDIEGFKASPYAGVVDNIVEVEQDTWSRSRGPLAAEAMLDQIIETAKH, via the coding sequence ATGACATTTTCGTTACAAAACTCTGCGCTAAATCGCCTCCGTGCGATCGCGCTGCTCCTCGCCGCACTGCTCGGCGCCGCAACTGTCACCGCCTGCTCCACCACCGACGGCGCCCCCGCGCCCGACGCCGCGGCAGGAAAGGACGATGCCCCACGCATCGTCGCGCTCGACTGGCGCTACGAGGAGATCCTCGAAGCCATCGGCGTCCAACCCGTCGGTATCGTGGAAATCGGTAAATCCTCCGCCCCGGCCACGCTGAAGGGCAAGCTCGACGGCATCACCTCCGTCGGCCAGGCCAAGCAGCCCAACCTCGAGGTCATCCAGTCCCTCGAGCCGGACCTCATCCTCGCAAGCCCGACCCGCCACGAAGCGATCATGGGCCAGCTCGGCGAGATCGCGAGAACCGAGTCCTACTCGGATGCGACCTACACCGACGTTCTCGACGCCATGGACTCCATCGCAGAGATCGTCGGCGGCGACGCCCCGGCCAAGGCCAAGGATGTCCGCTCCCGTATCGAAGACAAGATCGACACGGCGAAGCAGGCCGTCGCCCCCGGCACCCGTGCCGCGCTGGTCGGTTGGTCCGACGACCTGCTCTACACATGGATCGAGCAGTCGTTTGCTGGATCCCTGCTCACCGCCGCTGGTTACGACTATGGCTACACTGGCGACAAGAGCGCGATCGAGTCCAAGACCGACGTCGCAGAGCTCACCGGAGACAAGCTGCCCGAGATGAACCTCGACGTGATGTACCTCTACAACGACATCGAAGGGTTCAAGGCCAGCCCGTACGCCGGCGTGGTCGATAACATCGTCGAGGTCGAGCAGGACACCTGGTCTCGCTCGCGCGGCCCGCTTGCCGCTGAGGCCATGCTGGACCAGATCATCGAGACCGCAAAGCACTAA